A window of the Henckelia pumila isolate YLH828 chromosome 3, ASM3356847v2, whole genome shotgun sequence genome harbors these coding sequences:
- the LOC140887405 gene encoding gibberellin receptor GID1B-like: protein MAGSNEVNANESKRVVPLNTWILISNFKLAYNLLRRPDGTFNRELNEFLDRKVPANANPVDGVYSFDVIDRATSLLNRVYLAARDNETQWGIVELEKPLSATEIVPVILFFHGGSFVHSSANSAIYDTFCRRLVNTCKAAVVSVNYRRSPEHRYPSAYDDGWAALKWVHSRSWLRSGENSKVHVYLAGDSSGGNIVHHVAARAAEEDVEVLGNVLLHPLFGGEERTESETRLDGKYFVRIQDRDWYWRAYLPEGEDRDHPACNVFGPRSKTLDDLNFPKSLVVVAGLDLLQDWQLRYVEGLKKSSKEVNLLYLEKATIGFYFLPNNDHFQSLMDEIKSFIHPNC, encoded by the exons ATGGCTGGTAGTAATGAAGTAAATGCTAATGAATCAAAG AGGGTGGTTCCACTTAATACATGGATCCTCATATCGAATTTCAAGCTTGCTTATAATTTGCTTCGGCGTCCTGATGGCACTTTTAACCGTGAATTGAACGAGTTTCTTGACCGAAAAGTGCCAGCGAATGCCAATCCTGTCGATGGAGTTTACTCTTTCGATGTTATAGATCGTGCAACAAGCCTTCTTAACCGTGTTTACTTGGCGGCTCGTGATAATGAGACTCAATGGGGTATTGTGGAACTTGAAAAGCCGCTGAGTGCTACTGAAATTGTACCTGTAATCTTATTCTTTCATGGGGGAAGCTTTGTTCATTCCTCAGCCAATAGTGCTATCTATGATACATTTTGTCGTCGCCTTGTGAACACTTGCAAGGCTGCTGTGGTCTCCGTAAATTATCGTAGATCCCCAGAGCATCGGTACCCGAGTGCATATGATGATGGATGGGCGGCTCTTAAGTGGGTTCACTCAAGATCATGGCTTAGAAGTGGGGAAAATTCGAAAGTTCATGTATATTTGGCAGGGGATAGTTCCGGTGGTAATATCGTCCATCACGTTGCTGCTCGAGCTGCAGAAGAGGATGTGGAGGTGTTGGGCAATGTTCTTCTTCATCCACTGTTTGGCGGGGAAGAAAGGACTGAATCGGAGACAAGATTGGACGGGAAATACTTTGTCAGGATACAGGACCGTGATTGGTACTGGAGAGCATACTTACCTGAAGGAGAAGACAGGGACCATCCCGCATGCAACGTGTTTGGGCCGAGGAGCAAAACACTCGACGACCTTAACTTTCCGAAAAGTTTGGTAGTTGTGGCTGGATTAGATCTTCTTCAAGATTGGCAATTACGCTATGTCGAGGGGCTCAAGAAATCCAGTAAAGAAGTGAATCTCCTGTATCTCGAGAAGGCAACAATTGGGTTCTATTTCTTGCCCAACAACGACCATTTCCAGTCTCTAATGGATGAGATCAAAAGCTTCATCCACCCTAACTGTTGA
- the LOC140891313 gene encoding pentatricopeptide repeat-containing protein At2g30780 translates to MKRVWGLSEFAQAEQFLLKCRNIAYDSLKTRKIIVKSSISARFVREYVTQTPCSSSSQTVWSSIISQFLDKCGTRSAESKADKYLREKASELREEILSHKDAMEGIERVLKEKGVSLFRRYTDGSAVVELLTQLKSFPVLALEVFEWRRKQLDYASPMTAEEYTKGVVIAGRLKNVALAVELFKEASNKQLKSTSLYNALMSVYSYNGLAMKCQSLFRELKSISTCTPSIITYNILISAFGRLMLVDHMDATLREIRNQNLSPTVATYKALIAGYITAWMWDEMDKAYLIMKEGSPKPDLDIHLLMLRGYANSGKLEQMEQMYEMVRNHVNHKEFPLIRVMICAYCRSTDVARVEKVEELLRLIPDNEYRPWLNVILICLYAKQDLLEQMEDSINEAFERNAYVTTTRAMRCIISSYFRQNAVDKLAVFLRRAQHAGWKVCRSLYHCKMVMYSSQMRLAEMERVLDEMDQVNMHCSKKTFWILYKAYQKYGQRSKLEQVVGQMFKHGYRGPLT, encoded by the exons ATGAAGCGCGTTTGGGGATTGTCGGAATTCGCTCAAGCCGAACAATTTCTCCTGAAATGCCGAAACATTGCCTATGATTCACTCAAAACTCGTAAAATAATCGTAAAATCCTCAATCTCAGCtcgttttgttcgagaatatgTTACGCAGACCCCTTGTAGTAGTTCAAGTCAAACGGTGTGGTCCTCTATTATATCCCAGTTTTTAGATAAATGTGGCACTCGTTCTGCCGAGTCGAAAGCGGATAAATATTTGAGAGAAAAAGCTTCGGAGTTGCGGGAAGAGATTTTGAGTCATAAGGATGCTATGGAGGGAATTGAGAGAGTTTTGAAAGAAAAGGGTGTATCTTTGTTTAGAAGATATACCGATGGATCTGCTGTGGTTGAGCTCTTGACACAGCTAAAGAGTTTTCCAGTTTTAGCTCTAGAG GTTTTTGAGTGGAGGAGGAAACAGCTGGACTATGCCTCTCCTATGACAGCAGAGGAGTATACGAAGGGTGTTGTGATAGCTGGTAGGTTGAAAAATGTCGCTCTCGCTGTTGAGCTTTTTAAAGAGGCTTCCAATAAACAGCTGAAGTCCACGTCTTTATATAACGCACTTATGAGCGTTTACTCATATAATGGTTTGGCTATGAAATGTCAGTCCTTGTTTCGGGAGTTGAAAAGCATATCCACTTGCACTCCGTCAATCATAACGTACAACATACTTATTTCTGCCTTTGGTCGCTTGATGCTCGTTGATCACATGGACGCGACCCTTAGGGAGATCAGGAATCAAAACCTAAGCCCAACTGTTGCCACATACAAGGCTCTAATTGCTGGTTATATTACAGCTTGGATGTGGGATGAAATGGACAAGGCATACTTGATAATGAAAGAAGGGTCACCCAAACCCGACCTGGATATCCATTTGTTAATGCTTCGAGGATATGCAAACTCTGGTAAGCTAGAACAGATGGAACAAATGTATGAGATGGTAAGGAATCATGTGAACCATAAGGAATTTCCATTGATTAGAGTCATGATATGTGCATACTGTAGGAGTACTGATGTTGCTAGGGTTGAAAAGGTTGAAGAACTGCTCAGACTAATTCCTGATAATGAGTACAGACCTTGGTTAAATGTGATCTTGATTTGTTTATATGCAAAGCAAGATCTGTTGGAGCAAATGGAAGACTCTATTAATGAGGCATTTGAGCGTAATGCTTATGTCACAACTACTAGAGCGATGCGGTgcatcatttcaagttattttagGCAGAATGCAGTGGACAAACTTGCTGTCTTTTTGCGTCGTGCTCAGCACGCAGGTTGGAAAGTCTGCCGGTCTCTTTACCATTGCAAAATGGTCATGTACTCATCCCAAATGCGCCTCGCTGAAATGGAGAGGGTTCTCGATGAAATGGATCAAGTAAATATGCACTGCTCAAAGAAAACATTTTGGATCTTGTATAAGGCATATCAAAAGTATGGTCAAAGAAGTAAACTTGAGCAGGTTGTTGGACAGATGTTCAAGCATGGTTATAGAGGACCACtgacatga
- the LOC140892923 gene encoding probable indole-3-pyruvate monooxygenase YUCCA10 has product MEEQQAEETAAIIVGGGPSGLATAACLSHLSIPYILLEREDCIASLWKKYTYDRVHLHLRKPYSELPLMPIPKPYSAYLSRAEFTLYLNDYASRFGIKPIFRQAVEAAEYDEVAGKWNVKARYHGVVGNSDEVIKGYSSRFLVVATGESCDAFWPEIEGLQSFDGEVLHSTQYKNGEKFEGKSVLVVGSGNSGMEISLDLANYGAKTSIVVRSPIHILSRTMTHVGLLLLKYLSLNQIDSILIMMSKLVYGDLSTFGIQRPDEGPFLMKDKYGKYPVIDLGTCRKIKNGKIQVLPGVKSIRGKSVIFENGTEYSFDAIVFATGFKRSTKEWLKGDDYLLNDDGLPMPSYPNHWKGKNGLYCSGLARKTIYGAGIDAQKIATDIKALL; this is encoded by the exons ATGGAGGAGCAGCAAGCGGAAGAAACGGCGGCGATAATAGTCGGCGGCGGCCCCTCCGGCCTGGCGACGGCCGCTTGTTTAAGCCACCTCTCGATCCCATATATACTTCTCGAAAGAGAAGACTGCATCGCTTCACTGTGGAAGAAATACACCTACGACCGtgtccacctccacctccgcaagCCGTACTCCGAGCTGCCGCTGATGCCCATCCCCAAACCTTACTCCGCCTACTTATCGAGAGCGGAGTTCACACTGTACTTGAACGACTACGCTTCCCGTTTCGGGATCAAACCCATCTTCCGGCAGGCGGTGGAAGCGGCGGAGTACGACGAAGTCGCGGGAAAATGGAACGTCAAGGCGAGATATCATGGCGTTGTGGGGAACTCCGATGAGGTGATCAAGGGGTACAGTTCGAGGTTTCTGGTCGTGGCCACCGGAGAATCCTGCGACGCTTTCTGGCCTGAGATCGAGGGTTTACAGAGCTTTGATGGCGAGGTTTTGCATTCGACGCAGTATAAAAATGGGGAGAAGTTTGAGGGTAAAAGTGTTTTGGTGGTGGGGAGTGGAAACTCTGGCATGGAGATTTCCTTGGATCTTGCTAATTATGGTGCCAAAACCTCCATTGTTGTCCGAAGCCCG ATTCATATACTATCAAGGACGATGACGCATGTGGGTTTATTATTATTGAAGTATTTAAGTTTGAATCAGATTGATTCtatattgattatgatgagCAAGCTCGTGTATGGAGATTTGAGCACGTTTGGTATTCAAAGACCAGATGAGGGCCCATTTCTTATGAAAGACAAGTATGGAAAATATCCTGTTATCGATCTTGGAACTtgtcgaaaaataaaaaacggaAAGATTCAG GTATTACCAGGGGTTAAGAGCATTAGAGGCAAAAGTGTGATATTTGAGAATGGGACTGAATATTCGTTCGATGCAATTGTCTTCGCCACGGGCTTCAAAAGGTCAACAAAAGAGTGGCTCAAG gGAGATGATTATCTATTGAATGATGATGGGCTTCCGATGCCCAGTTACCCAAATCACTGGAAGGGTAAAAATGGGCTGTACTGCTCTGGGCTGGCCCGAAAAACCATTTATGGAGCTGGCATTGATGCCCAGAAGATAGCCACTGATATCAAGGCCCTATTGTAA
- the LOC140891774 gene encoding uncharacterized protein yields the protein MTLLRIHGGPPGSGWGPGPGGPGPGGPDWGPGPGGPGWGPGPGGPGWDAGPGGPGWGSGPGGPGWGFFGGCFDGLCNIITSCLSCLSCCWLLSCCFGGPHPYGPPLAAPL from the exons ATGACCTTACTGCGCATCCACG GGGGACCTCCTGGATCAGGCTGGGGACCGGGACCTGGGGGACCGGGGCCTGGAGGACCTGACTGGGGACCGGGACCTGGAGGACCTGGCTGGGGACCTGGACCTGGGGGACCAGGCTGGGATGCTGGACCTGGAGGGCCGGGCTGGGGTTCTGGACCTGGAGGACCGGGCTGGGGTTTCTTTGGTGGATGCTTTGATGGACTTTGCAACATCATTACTTCATG CTTATCATGTCTCAGCTGTTGTTGGCTGTTGAGTTGCTGTTTCGGTGGACCTCATCCTTATGGACCTCCCCTTGCAGCTCCTCTCTGA